Proteins from a genomic interval of Zingiber officinale cultivar Zhangliang chromosome 2A, Zo_v1.1, whole genome shotgun sequence:
- the LOC122042220 gene encoding phospholipid-transporting ATPase 3-like isoform X1 has translation MDGKGWERVRMARLGGSSPSRGREAAQLRQVSSQTVRLGRVQPQAPSHRTIYCNDREANLLARFKVNSVSTTKYNILTFLPKGLFEQFRRVANLYFLMISILSTTPISPVSPVTNVVPLSLVLLVSLIKEAFEDWKRFQNDIAINSTPVDVLQGENWETVSWRKLQVGDIIRVKQDEFFPADLLFLASTNPDGVCYIETANLDGETNLKIRKALERTWDYVFPEKASEFKGEIQCEQPNNSLYTFTGNLIVENQTLPLSPNQILLRGCSLRNTVHIVGAVIFTGHETKVMMNSMSVPSKRSTLERKLDKLILALFGGLFFMCLIGAIGSGVFINRKYYYLGLFEDVEQQFNPSNRFVVSILTMFTLITLYSTIIPISLYVSIEMIKFIQCAQFINKDLRMYHAETNTPALARTSNLNEELGQVEYIFSDKTGTLTRNLMEFFKCSIGGVSYGVGITEIERGQAQREGRALNEIQKSDTVVYEKGFNFDDDRIMRGAWRNERDPEIFKEFFRCLALCHTVLPEGDESPEKIVYQAASPDEAALVTAAKHFGFFFYRRTPTTVQLRESHVEKMGNIQDVSYEILNVLEFNSTRKRQSVVCRYPNGRLVLYCKGADNVIYERLAGTNQDIKRLTREHLEQFGSSGLRTLCLAYRDLTIDTYENWNEKFVQAKSSLRDREKKLDEVAEMIEKDLILIGSTAIEDKLQEGVPDCIDTLSRAGIKIWVLTGDKMETAINIAYACNLINNDMKQLIITSETDAIREAEEKGDPVEISRVIRDSVSHDLKRCLEEAQQDLHIFGQKLALVIDGKCLMYALDPSFRVDLLKLSLNCSSVVCCRVSPLQKAQVTSLVKKGARRITLSIGDGANDVSMIQAAHVGVGISGLEGMQAVMASDFAIAQFRFLKDLLLVHGRWSYIRLCKVITYFFYKNLTFTLTQFWFTFHTGFSGQRFYDDWFQSLYNVIFTALPVIILGLFDKDVSASLAKKYPQLYKEGIRNTYFKWAVVGVWAFFAFYQSLIFYYFTTTASENGHNSSGKIFGLWDVSTMAFTCVVITVNLRLLMACNSITRWHHLSISGSILAWFVFIFIYSGVMTPNDRQENVYFTIYVLMSTFYFYLTLLLVPIVALFGDFLYLGLQRWFFPYNYQIVQEIHRDEVDSISRTEFLEIGNHLTPDEARSYAIAQLPREKSKHTGFAFDSPGYESFFASQAGVYVPQKAWDVARRASVRSSKRTSQR, from the exons ATGGACGGCAAGGGGTGGGAGAGGGTGCGCATGGCGCGGCTGGGCGGGTCAAGCCCGTCAAGGGGCCGAGAGGCCGCACAGCTCCGGCAGGTGTCTTCCCAGACGGTGAGGCTCGGCCGGGTGCAGCCCCAGGCCCCTAGCCACCGAACCATCTACTGCAACGACCGCGAGGCCAACCTCCTGGCTAGATTCAAG GTTAATTCTGTATCAACGACGAAATACAATATTTTGACATTTCTACCAAAGGGGTTATTTGAACAG TTCAGGCGGGTTGCTAATctgtattttctcatgatttcAATCTTATCTACTACACCAATCAG TCCAGTGTCTCCTGTAACCAATGTGGTGCCTCTTAGTCTAGTTCTTTTGGTCTCCCTTATTAAGGAGGCATTTGAAGATTGG AAGCGTTTCCAAAATGATATTGCAATCAATAGTACTCCAGTTGATGTGCTGCAAGGTGAAAATTGGGAAACTGTTAGTTGGAGAAAGCTGCAAGTTGGCGACATTATTAGG GTCAAACAAGATGAATTTTTTCCTGCTGATTTGTTGTTCCTAGCTAGTACAAATCCTGATGGAGTCTGCTACATCGag ACTGCAAATCTGGATGGGGAAACCAATTTGAAGATAAGAAAAGCTTTAGAAAGAACATGGGATTATGTGTTTCCTGAGAAAGCTTCTGAGTTTAAAG GGGAAATACAGTGCGAGCAACCAAACAATTCACTGTACACCTTTACTGGAAACCTTATTGTTGAAAACCAGACGTTACCTCTCTCTCCAAATCAAATTCTACTTAGA GGTTGCAGCCTTCGAAACACAGTACATATTGTCGGGGCTGTGATTTTTACTGGTCATGAAACAAAG GTTATGATGAACTCTATGAGTGTCCCTTCAAAACGAAGTACATTGGAGAGGAAACTTGATAAACTTATACTTGCTCTCTTTGGTGGTTTGTTTTTCATGTGTCTTATTGGAGCCATTGGAAG TGGAGTCTTTATCAATCGCAAATACTACTACCTTGGACTTTTTGAAGATGTGGAGCAGCAGTTTAACCCTAGCAATAGATTTGTG GTCTCAATTCTGACTATGTTCACACTAATAACATTGTACTCAACTATCATTCCCATTTCTCTTTATGTTTCCATTGAG ATGATCAAGTTCATTCAGTGTGCTCAGTTTATCAACAAAGATTTGCGTATGTATCATGCTGAAACTAATACCCCTGCATTGGCACGGACATCAAATTTGAATGAGGAACTTGGGCAG GTGGAGTACATATTCTCTGACAAAACAGGAACATTAACTAGGAATCTGATGGAATTTTTCAAGTGTTCGATTGGTGGTGTGTCATATGGAGTAGGTATTACTGAAATTGAAAGAGGGCAAGCACAGCGGGAAGGGAGAGCATTGAATGAG ATTCAAAAGTCAGACACAGTGGTTTATGAAAAAGGTTTCAACTTTGACGATGATAGGATCATGCGTGGTGCTTGGAGGAACGAACGTGATCCTGAGATATTCAAG GAATTTTTTAGATGTCTCGCGTTGTGTCATACTGTTCTCCCAGAAGGTGATGAATCTCCTGAAAAAATTGTTTATCAAGCTGCATCACCGGATGAGGCTGCTCTTGTAACTGCTGCTAAGCACTTTGGGTTTTTCTTTTACAG GCGTACGCCAACTACTGTTCAGCTACGTGAATCACATGTTGAAAAGATGGGAAATATACAGGATGTATCCTATGAAATCTTAAATGTCCTAGAGTTTAATAG TACAAGAAAGCGCCAATCAGTAGTGTGTCGCTATCCAAACGGAAGGCTTGTTCTCTATTGTAAG GGTGCTGATAATGTCATATATGAAAGATTGGCTGGTACCAATCAAGATATTAAAAGATTAACCAGGGAGCACTTGGAACAGTTTGGTTCATCCGGTTTACGTACGCTTTGCCTTGCTTATAGGGATTTGACAATTGATACTTATGAAAACTGGAATGAGAAATTTGTTCAAGCAAAATCTTCTCTAAGAGACAGAGAGAAGAAACTCGATGAG GTGGCAGAGATGATAGAAAAGGATCTTATTCTGATAGGGAGCACTGCTATTGAAGATAAGCTTCAAGAAGGTGTTCCAGATTGCATTGATACTTTGTCCAGAGCTGGAATAAAGATCTGGGTTCTGACAGGGGATAAAATGGAAACTGCAATAAACATAGCATATG CATGCAACCTGATCAATAATGATATGAAACAACTCATTATCACTTCAGAAACTGATGCAATTAGAGAGGCTGAGGAGAAG GGTGATCCTGTGGAGATTTCACGGGTTATTAGGGACTCAGTGAGTCATGATCTCAAACGATGTCTTGAAGAGGCCCAGCAGGACCTTCACATTTTTGGACAAAAATTGGCACTTGTAATTGATGGCAAATGTTTAATGTATGCGCTGGATCCAAGTTTTCGTGTCGATCTGCTAAAGCTAAGCTTGAATTGTAGTTCCGTAGTCTGCTGTCGTGTTTCTCCACTTCAAAAGGCACAG GTCACTAGTTTGGTCAAGAAAGGAGCACGCAGAATAACTCTTAGTATTGGTGATGGTGCAAATGATGTTAGTATGATTCAGGCTGCTCATGTTGGTGTTGGTATAAGTGGTTTGGAAGGAATGCAAGCTGTAATGGCTAGTGACTTTGCCATCGCTCAGTTTCGCTTCCTTAAAGATCTCTTGCTTGTGCATGGAAGATGGTCATATATCAGATTATGCAAG GTCATTACTTATTTTTTCTACAAGAATCTTACGTTCACGCTGACTCAATTTTGGTTCACCTTTCATACTGGCTTCTCTGGCCAGAGATTTTATGATGATTGGTTTCAGTCATTATACAATGTCATTTTTACAGCACTTCCTGTAATCATTCTTGGACTCTTTGACAAG GATGTAAGTGCTTCCCTAGCAAAGAAATATCCGCAGCTCTATAAGGAAGGAATTAGAAATACCTATTTCAAGTGGGCAGTTGTGGGTGTATGGGCTTTCTTTGCTTTCTACCAGTCTTTGATCTTCTATTACTTCACAACTACTGCAAGTGAGAATGGCCATAATTCTTCAGGAAAGATTTTTGGTCTATGGGATGTCAGCACAATGGCCTTCACTTGTGTTGTTATAACTGTCAACTTGCGTCTTCTTATGGCATGCAATTCAATTACAAGGTGGCACCATCTTAGTATTTCAGGAAGCATTTTGGCttggtttgtttttatttttatatactcTGGAGTGATGACCCCTAATGACAGACAA GAAAATGTGTATTTCACAATATATGTGCTGATGAGCACATTTTATTTCTACCTTACCCTTCTACTGGTCCCCATCGTCGCACTTTTTGGTGACTTCTTATACCTGGG GTTACAAAGATGGTTTTTTCCTTACAACTATCAAATTGTTCAAGAGATTCACAGAGATGAGGTAGACAGCATCAGCAGGACAGAGTTCCTGGAAATTGGGAACCATCTGACACCAGATGAAGCCAGAAGTTATGCTATCGCTCAGCTTCCAAGAGAAAAATCTAAGCACACCGGCTTTGCTTTTGACTCACCAGGTTACGAATCATTCTTTGCTTCACAGGCTGGTGTTTATGTGCCACAGAAGGCATGGGACGTAGCCCGTCGAGCCAGTGTACGGTCATCAAAAAGAACATCTCAAAGATAA
- the LOC122042220 gene encoding phospholipid-transporting ATPase 3-like isoform X2, with protein MISILSTTPISPVSPVTNVVPLSLVLLVSLIKEAFEDWKRFQNDIAINSTPVDVLQGENWETVSWRKLQVGDIIRVKQDEFFPADLLFLASTNPDGVCYIETANLDGETNLKIRKALERTWDYVFPEKASEFKGEIQCEQPNNSLYTFTGNLIVENQTLPLSPNQILLRGCSLRNTVHIVGAVIFTGHETKVMMNSMSVPSKRSTLERKLDKLILALFGGLFFMCLIGAIGSGVFINRKYYYLGLFEDVEQQFNPSNRFVVSILTMFTLITLYSTIIPISLYVSIEMIKFIQCAQFINKDLRMYHAETNTPALARTSNLNEELGQVEYIFSDKTGTLTRNLMEFFKCSIGGVSYGVGITEIERGQAQREGRALNEIQKSDTVVYEKGFNFDDDRIMRGAWRNERDPEIFKEFFRCLALCHTVLPEGDESPEKIVYQAASPDEAALVTAAKHFGFFFYRRTPTTVQLRESHVEKMGNIQDVSYEILNVLEFNSTRKRQSVVCRYPNGRLVLYCKGADNVIYERLAGTNQDIKRLTREHLEQFGSSGLRTLCLAYRDLTIDTYENWNEKFVQAKSSLRDREKKLDEVAEMIEKDLILIGSTAIEDKLQEGVPDCIDTLSRAGIKIWVLTGDKMETAINIAYACNLINNDMKQLIITSETDAIREAEEKGDPVEISRVIRDSVSHDLKRCLEEAQQDLHIFGQKLALVIDGKCLMYALDPSFRVDLLKLSLNCSSVVCCRVSPLQKAQVTSLVKKGARRITLSIGDGANDVSMIQAAHVGVGISGLEGMQAVMASDFAIAQFRFLKDLLLVHGRWSYIRLCKVITYFFYKNLTFTLTQFWFTFHTGFSGQRFYDDWFQSLYNVIFTALPVIILGLFDKDVSASLAKKYPQLYKEGIRNTYFKWAVVGVWAFFAFYQSLIFYYFTTTASENGHNSSGKIFGLWDVSTMAFTCVVITVNLRLLMACNSITRWHHLSISGSILAWFVFIFIYSGVMTPNDRQENVYFTIYVLMSTFYFYLTLLLVPIVALFGDFLYLGLQRWFFPYNYQIVQEIHRDEVDSISRTEFLEIGNHLTPDEARSYAIAQLPREKSKHTGFAFDSPGYESFFASQAGVYVPQKAWDVARRASVRSSKRTSQR; from the exons atgatttcAATCTTATCTACTACACCAATCAG TCCAGTGTCTCCTGTAACCAATGTGGTGCCTCTTAGTCTAGTTCTTTTGGTCTCCCTTATTAAGGAGGCATTTGAAGATTGG AAGCGTTTCCAAAATGATATTGCAATCAATAGTACTCCAGTTGATGTGCTGCAAGGTGAAAATTGGGAAACTGTTAGTTGGAGAAAGCTGCAAGTTGGCGACATTATTAGG GTCAAACAAGATGAATTTTTTCCTGCTGATTTGTTGTTCCTAGCTAGTACAAATCCTGATGGAGTCTGCTACATCGag ACTGCAAATCTGGATGGGGAAACCAATTTGAAGATAAGAAAAGCTTTAGAAAGAACATGGGATTATGTGTTTCCTGAGAAAGCTTCTGAGTTTAAAG GGGAAATACAGTGCGAGCAACCAAACAATTCACTGTACACCTTTACTGGAAACCTTATTGTTGAAAACCAGACGTTACCTCTCTCTCCAAATCAAATTCTACTTAGA GGTTGCAGCCTTCGAAACACAGTACATATTGTCGGGGCTGTGATTTTTACTGGTCATGAAACAAAG GTTATGATGAACTCTATGAGTGTCCCTTCAAAACGAAGTACATTGGAGAGGAAACTTGATAAACTTATACTTGCTCTCTTTGGTGGTTTGTTTTTCATGTGTCTTATTGGAGCCATTGGAAG TGGAGTCTTTATCAATCGCAAATACTACTACCTTGGACTTTTTGAAGATGTGGAGCAGCAGTTTAACCCTAGCAATAGATTTGTG GTCTCAATTCTGACTATGTTCACACTAATAACATTGTACTCAACTATCATTCCCATTTCTCTTTATGTTTCCATTGAG ATGATCAAGTTCATTCAGTGTGCTCAGTTTATCAACAAAGATTTGCGTATGTATCATGCTGAAACTAATACCCCTGCATTGGCACGGACATCAAATTTGAATGAGGAACTTGGGCAG GTGGAGTACATATTCTCTGACAAAACAGGAACATTAACTAGGAATCTGATGGAATTTTTCAAGTGTTCGATTGGTGGTGTGTCATATGGAGTAGGTATTACTGAAATTGAAAGAGGGCAAGCACAGCGGGAAGGGAGAGCATTGAATGAG ATTCAAAAGTCAGACACAGTGGTTTATGAAAAAGGTTTCAACTTTGACGATGATAGGATCATGCGTGGTGCTTGGAGGAACGAACGTGATCCTGAGATATTCAAG GAATTTTTTAGATGTCTCGCGTTGTGTCATACTGTTCTCCCAGAAGGTGATGAATCTCCTGAAAAAATTGTTTATCAAGCTGCATCACCGGATGAGGCTGCTCTTGTAACTGCTGCTAAGCACTTTGGGTTTTTCTTTTACAG GCGTACGCCAACTACTGTTCAGCTACGTGAATCACATGTTGAAAAGATGGGAAATATACAGGATGTATCCTATGAAATCTTAAATGTCCTAGAGTTTAATAG TACAAGAAAGCGCCAATCAGTAGTGTGTCGCTATCCAAACGGAAGGCTTGTTCTCTATTGTAAG GGTGCTGATAATGTCATATATGAAAGATTGGCTGGTACCAATCAAGATATTAAAAGATTAACCAGGGAGCACTTGGAACAGTTTGGTTCATCCGGTTTACGTACGCTTTGCCTTGCTTATAGGGATTTGACAATTGATACTTATGAAAACTGGAATGAGAAATTTGTTCAAGCAAAATCTTCTCTAAGAGACAGAGAGAAGAAACTCGATGAG GTGGCAGAGATGATAGAAAAGGATCTTATTCTGATAGGGAGCACTGCTATTGAAGATAAGCTTCAAGAAGGTGTTCCAGATTGCATTGATACTTTGTCCAGAGCTGGAATAAAGATCTGGGTTCTGACAGGGGATAAAATGGAAACTGCAATAAACATAGCATATG CATGCAACCTGATCAATAATGATATGAAACAACTCATTATCACTTCAGAAACTGATGCAATTAGAGAGGCTGAGGAGAAG GGTGATCCTGTGGAGATTTCACGGGTTATTAGGGACTCAGTGAGTCATGATCTCAAACGATGTCTTGAAGAGGCCCAGCAGGACCTTCACATTTTTGGACAAAAATTGGCACTTGTAATTGATGGCAAATGTTTAATGTATGCGCTGGATCCAAGTTTTCGTGTCGATCTGCTAAAGCTAAGCTTGAATTGTAGTTCCGTAGTCTGCTGTCGTGTTTCTCCACTTCAAAAGGCACAG GTCACTAGTTTGGTCAAGAAAGGAGCACGCAGAATAACTCTTAGTATTGGTGATGGTGCAAATGATGTTAGTATGATTCAGGCTGCTCATGTTGGTGTTGGTATAAGTGGTTTGGAAGGAATGCAAGCTGTAATGGCTAGTGACTTTGCCATCGCTCAGTTTCGCTTCCTTAAAGATCTCTTGCTTGTGCATGGAAGATGGTCATATATCAGATTATGCAAG GTCATTACTTATTTTTTCTACAAGAATCTTACGTTCACGCTGACTCAATTTTGGTTCACCTTTCATACTGGCTTCTCTGGCCAGAGATTTTATGATGATTGGTTTCAGTCATTATACAATGTCATTTTTACAGCACTTCCTGTAATCATTCTTGGACTCTTTGACAAG GATGTAAGTGCTTCCCTAGCAAAGAAATATCCGCAGCTCTATAAGGAAGGAATTAGAAATACCTATTTCAAGTGGGCAGTTGTGGGTGTATGGGCTTTCTTTGCTTTCTACCAGTCTTTGATCTTCTATTACTTCACAACTACTGCAAGTGAGAATGGCCATAATTCTTCAGGAAAGATTTTTGGTCTATGGGATGTCAGCACAATGGCCTTCACTTGTGTTGTTATAACTGTCAACTTGCGTCTTCTTATGGCATGCAATTCAATTACAAGGTGGCACCATCTTAGTATTTCAGGAAGCATTTTGGCttggtttgtttttatttttatatactcTGGAGTGATGACCCCTAATGACAGACAA GAAAATGTGTATTTCACAATATATGTGCTGATGAGCACATTTTATTTCTACCTTACCCTTCTACTGGTCCCCATCGTCGCACTTTTTGGTGACTTCTTATACCTGGG GTTACAAAGATGGTTTTTTCCTTACAACTATCAAATTGTTCAAGAGATTCACAGAGATGAGGTAGACAGCATCAGCAGGACAGAGTTCCTGGAAATTGGGAACCATCTGACACCAGATGAAGCCAGAAGTTATGCTATCGCTCAGCTTCCAAGAGAAAAATCTAAGCACACCGGCTTTGCTTTTGACTCACCAGGTTACGAATCATTCTTTGCTTCACAGGCTGGTGTTTATGTGCCACAGAAGGCATGGGACGTAGCCCGTCGAGCCAGTGTACGGTCATCAAAAAGAACATCTCAAAGATAA
- the LOC122042220 gene encoding phospholipid-transporting ATPase 3-like isoform X3, whose product MMNSMSVPSKRSTLERKLDKLILALFGGLFFMCLIGAIGSGVFINRKYYYLGLFEDVEQQFNPSNRFVVSILTMFTLITLYSTIIPISLYVSIEMIKFIQCAQFINKDLRMYHAETNTPALARTSNLNEELGQVEYIFSDKTGTLTRNLMEFFKCSIGGVSYGVGITEIERGQAQREGRALNEIQKSDTVVYEKGFNFDDDRIMRGAWRNERDPEIFKEFFRCLALCHTVLPEGDESPEKIVYQAASPDEAALVTAAKHFGFFFYRRTPTTVQLRESHVEKMGNIQDVSYEILNVLEFNSTRKRQSVVCRYPNGRLVLYCKGADNVIYERLAGTNQDIKRLTREHLEQFGSSGLRTLCLAYRDLTIDTYENWNEKFVQAKSSLRDREKKLDEVAEMIEKDLILIGSTAIEDKLQEGVPDCIDTLSRAGIKIWVLTGDKMETAINIAYACNLINNDMKQLIITSETDAIREAEEKGDPVEISRVIRDSVSHDLKRCLEEAQQDLHIFGQKLALVIDGKCLMYALDPSFRVDLLKLSLNCSSVVCCRVSPLQKAQVTSLVKKGARRITLSIGDGANDVSMIQAAHVGVGISGLEGMQAVMASDFAIAQFRFLKDLLLVHGRWSYIRLCKVITYFFYKNLTFTLTQFWFTFHTGFSGQRFYDDWFQSLYNVIFTALPVIILGLFDKDVSASLAKKYPQLYKEGIRNTYFKWAVVGVWAFFAFYQSLIFYYFTTTASENGHNSSGKIFGLWDVSTMAFTCVVITVNLRLLMACNSITRWHHLSISGSILAWFVFIFIYSGVMTPNDRQENVYFTIYVLMSTFYFYLTLLLVPIVALFGDFLYLGLQRWFFPYNYQIVQEIHRDEVDSISRTEFLEIGNHLTPDEARSYAIAQLPREKSKHTGFAFDSPGYESFFASQAGVYVPQKAWDVARRASVRSSKRTSQR is encoded by the exons ATGATGAACTCTATGAGTGTCCCTTCAAAACGAAGTACATTGGAGAGGAAACTTGATAAACTTATACTTGCTCTCTTTGGTGGTTTGTTTTTCATGTGTCTTATTGGAGCCATTGGAAG TGGAGTCTTTATCAATCGCAAATACTACTACCTTGGACTTTTTGAAGATGTGGAGCAGCAGTTTAACCCTAGCAATAGATTTGTG GTCTCAATTCTGACTATGTTCACACTAATAACATTGTACTCAACTATCATTCCCATTTCTCTTTATGTTTCCATTGAG ATGATCAAGTTCATTCAGTGTGCTCAGTTTATCAACAAAGATTTGCGTATGTATCATGCTGAAACTAATACCCCTGCATTGGCACGGACATCAAATTTGAATGAGGAACTTGGGCAG GTGGAGTACATATTCTCTGACAAAACAGGAACATTAACTAGGAATCTGATGGAATTTTTCAAGTGTTCGATTGGTGGTGTGTCATATGGAGTAGGTATTACTGAAATTGAAAGAGGGCAAGCACAGCGGGAAGGGAGAGCATTGAATGAG ATTCAAAAGTCAGACACAGTGGTTTATGAAAAAGGTTTCAACTTTGACGATGATAGGATCATGCGTGGTGCTTGGAGGAACGAACGTGATCCTGAGATATTCAAG GAATTTTTTAGATGTCTCGCGTTGTGTCATACTGTTCTCCCAGAAGGTGATGAATCTCCTGAAAAAATTGTTTATCAAGCTGCATCACCGGATGAGGCTGCTCTTGTAACTGCTGCTAAGCACTTTGGGTTTTTCTTTTACAG GCGTACGCCAACTACTGTTCAGCTACGTGAATCACATGTTGAAAAGATGGGAAATATACAGGATGTATCCTATGAAATCTTAAATGTCCTAGAGTTTAATAG TACAAGAAAGCGCCAATCAGTAGTGTGTCGCTATCCAAACGGAAGGCTTGTTCTCTATTGTAAG GGTGCTGATAATGTCATATATGAAAGATTGGCTGGTACCAATCAAGATATTAAAAGATTAACCAGGGAGCACTTGGAACAGTTTGGTTCATCCGGTTTACGTACGCTTTGCCTTGCTTATAGGGATTTGACAATTGATACTTATGAAAACTGGAATGAGAAATTTGTTCAAGCAAAATCTTCTCTAAGAGACAGAGAGAAGAAACTCGATGAG GTGGCAGAGATGATAGAAAAGGATCTTATTCTGATAGGGAGCACTGCTATTGAAGATAAGCTTCAAGAAGGTGTTCCAGATTGCATTGATACTTTGTCCAGAGCTGGAATAAAGATCTGGGTTCTGACAGGGGATAAAATGGAAACTGCAATAAACATAGCATATG CATGCAACCTGATCAATAATGATATGAAACAACTCATTATCACTTCAGAAACTGATGCAATTAGAGAGGCTGAGGAGAAG GGTGATCCTGTGGAGATTTCACGGGTTATTAGGGACTCAGTGAGTCATGATCTCAAACGATGTCTTGAAGAGGCCCAGCAGGACCTTCACATTTTTGGACAAAAATTGGCACTTGTAATTGATGGCAAATGTTTAATGTATGCGCTGGATCCAAGTTTTCGTGTCGATCTGCTAAAGCTAAGCTTGAATTGTAGTTCCGTAGTCTGCTGTCGTGTTTCTCCACTTCAAAAGGCACAG GTCACTAGTTTGGTCAAGAAAGGAGCACGCAGAATAACTCTTAGTATTGGTGATGGTGCAAATGATGTTAGTATGATTCAGGCTGCTCATGTTGGTGTTGGTATAAGTGGTTTGGAAGGAATGCAAGCTGTAATGGCTAGTGACTTTGCCATCGCTCAGTTTCGCTTCCTTAAAGATCTCTTGCTTGTGCATGGAAGATGGTCATATATCAGATTATGCAAG GTCATTACTTATTTTTTCTACAAGAATCTTACGTTCACGCTGACTCAATTTTGGTTCACCTTTCATACTGGCTTCTCTGGCCAGAGATTTTATGATGATTGGTTTCAGTCATTATACAATGTCATTTTTACAGCACTTCCTGTAATCATTCTTGGACTCTTTGACAAG GATGTAAGTGCTTCCCTAGCAAAGAAATATCCGCAGCTCTATAAGGAAGGAATTAGAAATACCTATTTCAAGTGGGCAGTTGTGGGTGTATGGGCTTTCTTTGCTTTCTACCAGTCTTTGATCTTCTATTACTTCACAACTACTGCAAGTGAGAATGGCCATAATTCTTCAGGAAAGATTTTTGGTCTATGGGATGTCAGCACAATGGCCTTCACTTGTGTTGTTATAACTGTCAACTTGCGTCTTCTTATGGCATGCAATTCAATTACAAGGTGGCACCATCTTAGTATTTCAGGAAGCATTTTGGCttggtttgtttttatttttatatactcTGGAGTGATGACCCCTAATGACAGACAA GAAAATGTGTATTTCACAATATATGTGCTGATGAGCACATTTTATTTCTACCTTACCCTTCTACTGGTCCCCATCGTCGCACTTTTTGGTGACTTCTTATACCTGGG GTTACAAAGATGGTTTTTTCCTTACAACTATCAAATTGTTCAAGAGATTCACAGAGATGAGGTAGACAGCATCAGCAGGACAGAGTTCCTGGAAATTGGGAACCATCTGACACCAGATGAAGCCAGAAGTTATGCTATCGCTCAGCTTCCAAGAGAAAAATCTAAGCACACCGGCTTTGCTTTTGACTCACCAGGTTACGAATCATTCTTTGCTTCACAGGCTGGTGTTTATGTGCCACAGAAGGCATGGGACGTAGCCCGTCGAGCCAGTGTACGGTCATCAAAAAGAACATCTCAAAGATAA
- the LOC122042222 gene encoding thiosulfate sulfurtransferase 18-like isoform X1 — MENPKSETDIVTVDGVEARNLVASGHHRYLDVRMEEDFFEKGHLEGALNVPYYSVTPRGRSTTLLNFFGHFLVNFFMVSEKVKNLEFIEQVSSLLRHEEPFIVGCRTGVRAKRATIDLVAVGQLYKDISTLKDTRMLNCKDISSYRSP; from the exons ATGGAAAACCCAAAAAG TGAGACTGATATTGTGACTGTAGATGGTGTTGAAGCTCGAAACCTTGTGGCTTCGGGTCATCATCGTTACTTGGATGTCAG AATGGAGGAGGATTTCTTCGAGAAAGGGCACTTGGAGGGCGCTTTGAATGTTCCTTACTACTCTGTCACTCCTCGAGGTCGATCTACTACATTGCTCAACTTTTTTGGCCACTTTTTGGTGAATTTTTTTATGGTTTCAGAGAAGGTGAAGAACCTTGAATTTATAGAGCAAGTTTCGTCTCTCCTTCGACACGAAGAGCCGTTCATTGTG GGTTGTCGAACTGGAGTACGAGCAAAACGAGCAACTATAGATCTGGTCGCGGTAGGCCAATTATATAAAGATATATCGACTTTGAAGGATACAAGAATGCTAAATTGTAAAGATATTAGCAGCTATAGATCTCCTTAA
- the LOC122042222 gene encoding thiosulfate sulfurtransferase 18-like isoform X2, with protein MENPKSETDIVTVDGVEARNLVASGHHRYLDVRMEEDFFEKGHLEGALNVPYYSVTPREKVKNLEFIEQVSSLLRHEEPFIVGCRTGVRAKRATIDLVAVGQLYKDISTLKDTRMLNCKDISSYRSP; from the exons ATGGAAAACCCAAAAAG TGAGACTGATATTGTGACTGTAGATGGTGTTGAAGCTCGAAACCTTGTGGCTTCGGGTCATCATCGTTACTTGGATGTCAG AATGGAGGAGGATTTCTTCGAGAAAGGGCACTTGGAGGGCGCTTTGAATGTTCCTTACTACTCTGTCACTCCTCGAG AGAAGGTGAAGAACCTTGAATTTATAGAGCAAGTTTCGTCTCTCCTTCGACACGAAGAGCCGTTCATTGTG GGTTGTCGAACTGGAGTACGAGCAAAACGAGCAACTATAGATCTGGTCGCGGTAGGCCAATTATATAAAGATATATCGACTTTGAAGGATACAAGAATGCTAAATTGTAAAGATATTAGCAGCTATAGATCTCCTTAA